The following are encoded in a window of Corynebacterium argentoratense DSM 44202 genomic DNA:
- the ftsH gene encoding ATP-dependent zinc metalloprotease FtsH, translating to MDNKKLLRISAIAAIVLMSLYVFTVFSDTSRGYRPVDTSVAMKQLDDKNVKEARIADREQRVLLKLKDPISVDEKDGIEQVVAEYPARVTPDVFSKVEASGAEKYTTKVSRDSFLGSMLQMLLPMLILFGLITFMITRMQGGGMGMFGIGGSRAKELTKDMPTNTFDDVAGADEAVDELQEIKDFLQDPSRYEALGAKIPRGVLLYGPPGTGKTLLARAVAGEAGVPFFSISGSDFVEMFVGVGASRVRDLFKQAKENSPCIIFVDEIDAVGRQRGSGMGGGHDEREQTLNQLLVEMDGFGDREGVILIAATNRPDILDQALLRPGRFDRQIPVTNPDLKGREQILEVHAKGKPFAKDADLKALAKRTAGMSGADLANVLNEAALLTARVGGNVITGDALEEATDRVIGGPRRSSKIISEKEKKVTAYHEGGHTIAAWAMKDIERVYKVTILARGKTGGHAMTAQEDDKGMYNRNELFARIVFAMGGRSAEEVVFGEPTTGASNDIEQATKIARAMITEYGMSPQMGTVKYGEEQGDPFSGRGGGGTLEYSPEVANQIDEQVRYLVGKAHEVAYNILKDRREYLDKLATKLLEKETLRRPDLEALFEDMPKEERIEVFPGESDYFPSQGLEPVKTPTELAIERGEEPPKPFNIIEASRAARARRQAELERQQKMGMFPDNPGAAAQPAQPEQSEQHDSQQPASPRQYGGTPPPAGWTVPGWPGGGKQQDSGDYRQHPGWSNYGTPGTDGQSGLPAQAQQAQQPAEEIGFHTGIPEAQQSSAAPVEQEEYGFALPAHEKPDHPEVVADEPVSDKPETDAEGHDTATDAEIEEQPAADEHKGFPWDTPAPKHLKNPDSPERED from the coding sequence ATGGACAATAAGAAGCTTCTGCGCATCAGTGCCATTGCGGCCATTGTGCTGATGTCCCTGTACGTGTTCACCGTTTTTAGTGACACTAGCCGCGGCTATCGGCCCGTCGACACGTCGGTGGCGATGAAGCAGCTGGACGATAAGAACGTTAAAGAAGCGCGTATTGCTGATCGCGAGCAGCGGGTTCTGCTGAAGCTCAAGGATCCGATTAGCGTTGACGAAAAGGACGGCATCGAGCAGGTCGTTGCGGAATACCCCGCGCGGGTTACTCCGGATGTTTTCAGCAAGGTTGAGGCTTCTGGCGCGGAGAAGTACACCACGAAGGTTTCCCGCGATTCCTTCTTGGGTTCGATGTTGCAGATGCTGCTGCCGATGTTGATCCTGTTTGGTTTGATCACGTTCATGATCACCCGCATGCAGGGTGGCGGAATGGGCATGTTTGGCATTGGTGGTTCCCGTGCGAAGGAACTGACCAAGGATATGCCGACCAACACTTTTGATGACGTCGCGGGGGCCGATGAGGCAGTTGATGAGCTGCAGGAGATCAAGGATTTCTTGCAGGATCCTTCCCGCTACGAGGCTTTGGGCGCGAAGATTCCGCGCGGTGTGTTGCTGTATGGCCCGCCCGGTACGGGTAAAACCTTGTTGGCGCGAGCTGTCGCTGGTGAGGCCGGGGTGCCTTTCTTCTCTATTTCGGGTTCGGACTTCGTTGAGATGTTCGTCGGCGTGGGTGCTTCCCGAGTGCGTGACCTGTTTAAGCAGGCGAAGGAAAACAGCCCCTGCATTATTTTCGTCGATGAGATTGACGCCGTGGGTCGTCAGCGTGGCTCCGGTATGGGTGGTGGCCATGACGAGCGCGAGCAGACATTGAACCAGTTGTTGGTGGAGATGGATGGTTTCGGCGACCGCGAGGGCGTCATCCTTATTGCTGCCACCAACCGCCCGGATATTTTGGACCAGGCTTTGCTGCGTCCTGGGCGTTTCGACCGTCAGATCCCGGTGACTAACCCTGATTTGAAGGGCCGCGAGCAGATCCTGGAGGTTCACGCTAAGGGTAAGCCTTTCGCCAAGGACGCTGATTTGAAGGCGTTGGCTAAGCGCACCGCGGGTATGTCTGGTGCGGACTTGGCCAATGTGCTCAACGAGGCTGCACTGTTGACCGCTCGTGTGGGCGGTAACGTCATCACTGGCGATGCTTTGGAAGAGGCCACTGACCGTGTGATTGGTGGCCCGCGTCGTTCCTCCAAGATCATCTCTGAGAAGGAGAAGAAGGTCACCGCTTATCACGAGGGTGGTCACACGATTGCTGCGTGGGCGATGAAGGACATCGAGCGCGTCTATAAGGTGACGATCCTTGCCCGCGGCAAGACCGGTGGGCATGCGATGACTGCCCAAGAGGACGATAAGGGCATGTACAACCGCAACGAGTTGTTCGCCCGCATCGTGTTCGCAATGGGCGGCCGCTCTGCTGAAGAGGTTGTGTTTGGCGAGCCCACTACCGGTGCGTCGAACGACATTGAGCAGGCGACCAAGATTGCTCGCGCGATGATCACTGAGTATGGCATGAGCCCGCAGATGGGCACCGTGAAATACGGTGAGGAGCAGGGTGATCCTTTCTCCGGTCGCGGTGGCGGCGGCACCTTGGAATACAGTCCTGAGGTTGCTAACCAGATCGACGAGCAGGTCCGCTACTTGGTTGGTAAGGCCCATGAGGTCGCCTACAACATTTTGAAGGATCGCCGCGAGTACTTGGACAAGCTCGCAACCAAGCTGTTGGAGAAGGAGACACTGCGTCGTCCTGACCTTGAGGCTTTGTTTGAGGACATGCCTAAGGAGGAGCGCATCGAGGTGTTCCCGGGCGAGTCTGATTACTTCCCGAGCCAAGGCTTGGAGCCGGTGAAGACCCCCACCGAGCTCGCGATTGAGCGTGGTGAAGAGCCCCCGAAGCCTTTCAATATTATTGAGGCGTCCCGTGCTGCGCGTGCCCGCCGCCAGGCTGAGCTCGAGCGCCAGCAGAAGATGGGCATGTTCCCCGATAACCCTGGCGCCGCCGCGCAACCTGCCCAGCCTGAACAGTCAGAACAGCATGATTCGCAGCAGCCGGCATCGCCGCGGCAATACGGTGGCACCCCACCACCTGCAGGATGGACAGTGCCTGGCTGGCCCGGAGGCGGCAAGCAGCAGGACTCGGGCGATTACCGTCAGCACCCGGGCTGGAGCAACTACGGCACCCCCGGTACCGACGGCCAGTCTGGTCTGCCAGCACAGGCGCAGCAAGCCCAGCAGCCGGCGGAGGAAATTGGCTTCCACACCGGCATTCCCGAGGCCCAGCAGTCCAGCGCAGCACCTGTGGAGCAAGAAGAATACGGCTTCGCCCTACCCGCACACGAAAAGCCCGACCACCCGGAGGTCGTCGCTGATGAACCTGTCAGTGATAAGCCTGAGACGGATGCAGAAGGCCACGACACCGCTACCGACGCCGAGATCGAAGAGCAGCCTGCCGCCGACGAACACAAGGGCTTCCCGTGGGATACTCCCGCGCCCAAGCACCTCAAGAATCCCGACAGTCCGGAGCGCGAGGACTAA
- the hpt gene encoding hypoxanthine phosphoribosyltransferase, translated as MYEEYELYDNPDFNIPEGRYADDLQAVLIDEQTLQARVRELAERVSDAYRDEPEDLILVGVLKGAVFFMTDFARSMTIPCQLEFMAVSSYGNSSSSSGVVRILKDLDRDIEGKNVIIVEDIIDSGLTLSWLIKNLKNRRPKSLEVVALLRKPDAVKAKVELFDLGFDIPNEFVVGYGLDYAERGRDLPFVASLKPSVYADN; from the coding sequence ATGTACGAAGAGTACGAACTGTACGACAATCCGGACTTCAACATTCCTGAGGGCCGCTATGCGGATGATTTGCAGGCTGTGTTGATTGATGAGCAGACGCTGCAGGCGCGGGTGCGGGAGCTTGCTGAGCGTGTGTCGGATGCTTACCGTGATGAGCCTGAGGACCTGATTTTGGTGGGGGTGCTTAAGGGGGCTGTGTTCTTTATGACAGATTTTGCTCGTTCGATGACTATCCCTTGCCAGTTGGAGTTCATGGCGGTGTCTTCGTACGGTAATTCTTCGTCGAGCTCTGGTGTGGTGCGAATTTTGAAGGATTTGGACCGCGATATTGAGGGCAAGAATGTCATCATTGTTGAGGACATTATTGACTCTGGTTTGACGTTGTCGTGGTTGATTAAGAATTTGAAGAACCGTCGGCCGAAGAGCCTTGAGGTTGTTGCGTTGCTGCGTAAGCCTGATGCGGTGAAGGCTAAGGTTGAGCTGTTTGATTTGGGGTTCGATATTCCCAATGAGTTCGTGGTGGGCTATGGCTTGGATTATGCGGAGCGTGGCCGTGATTTGCCGTTTGTGGCGAGCCTGAAACCGAGCGTCTACGCGGACAATTAG
- the tilS gene encoding tRNA lysidine(34) synthetase TilS: MPSHVGVWELPRRSPCLLTVRRAVRAWWEGADAAGVAGGRGSVAVGVSGGADSLALLLGVLAEVGPDAGGVPVDAVVVDHGLQPGSGGVARRVAGVCEQLGARAVVLRAVIDDAAVARVGVEAAARAGRFGAFADAGFGRVLVGHTADDQAETFVLSASRGFCSPMRPVSVVGGVEVVRPLLSVRRSDTRGACVEVGVPVWEDPHNSDERFERVRVRRRVMPFVEVGAVALAADDVAEDAALLDELADAVFDAVVCDVLRDDVAVVAGGAASLSVKVLEGQPVPIVRRVVARWLRLVGANPTGGSIRAVVQLIVAWSGQGAVAVRRADGGVGGGRLEVRRRGGKLEVDRTGLNLG, translated from the coding sequence GTGCCGTCGCATGTGGGTGTGTGGGAGTTGCCGCGTCGTAGTCCGTGTTTGTTGACGGTGCGTCGTGCTGTGCGTGCGTGGTGGGAGGGTGCTGACGCCGCGGGGGTTGCTGGTGGGCGGGGCAGTGTTGCGGTGGGTGTGTCGGGTGGTGCGGATTCGTTGGCGTTGTTGTTGGGGGTGTTGGCGGAGGTTGGTCCGGATGCTGGTGGGGTGCCGGTGGATGCGGTTGTTGTGGATCATGGTTTGCAGCCGGGTAGTGGTGGGGTGGCGCGCCGGGTGGCTGGTGTGTGTGAGCAGTTGGGGGCGCGTGCTGTGGTGTTGCGTGCTGTGATTGATGACGCCGCGGTGGCTCGTGTTGGTGTGGAGGCTGCGGCGCGTGCGGGGCGTTTTGGGGCTTTTGCTGACGCGGGGTTTGGGCGGGTGTTGGTTGGGCATACGGCGGATGATCAGGCGGAGACGTTTGTGTTGAGTGCGTCGCGGGGTTTTTGTTCGCCTATGCGTCCTGTGTCTGTTGTTGGGGGTGTGGAGGTTGTGCGGCCGTTGTTGTCGGTGCGGCGTTCGGATACGCGTGGGGCGTGTGTGGAGGTTGGTGTGCCGGTGTGGGAGGATCCGCATAATTCGGATGAGCGTTTTGAGCGTGTGCGTGTTCGTCGGCGGGTGATGCCGTTTGTTGAGGTTGGGGCTGTGGCGTTGGCTGCTGATGATGTTGCGGAGGATGCGGCGTTGTTGGATGAGTTGGCTGATGCTGTGTTTGATGCTGTGGTGTGTGATGTGTTGCGTGATGACGTCGCGGTGGTTGCGGGAGGGGCGGCGTCATTGAGCGTGAAGGTGTTGGAGGGGCAGCCTGTGCCGATTGTGAGGCGTGTGGTGGCGCGTTGGTTGCGGCTGGTGGGGGCGAATCCGACGGGTGGGAGTATTCGTGCTGTGGTGCAGTTGATTGTCGCGTGGAGTGGGCAGGGGGCGGTGGCTGTGCGCAGGGCTGACGGTGGGGTTGGGGGCGGCAGGTTGGAAGTGCGGCGCAGAGGTGGCAAGCTTGAGGTGGATCGCACTGGCCTCAACCTTGGTTAA
- the dacB gene encoding D-alanyl-D-alanine carboxypeptidase/D-alanyl-D-alanine endopeptidase, giving the protein MAKKWWLASAGVTGAAVVGVVSVAVLRAHAGDSLIVDDVAVVSAPPLPAAVVSASPLSASEVEVLRAKLDVLGRDRRLGQLVGSVRDVSSGDVVWEKDASVGVRPASTTKVLTAAAALLTFGLDDRVSTDVFVVDGGRTVVLVGGGDVGLSGEQLDDLAGQVRATGVQPERVVVDASVWSQQSWLEKWGQENIAEGFIAPIEPAMLYGARVGAPTGDVPRSDSPSMDVAREFASRLGVGEIDVDWDGAVLSAAQGDTVAAETGQTSKDSKTSKTSKGDKGDAQQVDVARKVASVQSARLVDRVREMMLHSDNVLAESLGRQVAAARGVEAPDAAAAGAAVLATLSEAGFDVQGVHLDDCSGMSDDDRIPASVLSSVLAGAGSDARVRLLPDLLPVAHGSGTLASRFDGLDGAGWVRAKTGTLTTTSGLAGVVTADSGRVYSFGFVSNESEVLPARAALDELASVLREG; this is encoded by the coding sequence ATGGCGAAAAAATGGTGGTTGGCGTCGGCTGGTGTGACTGGTGCGGCGGTTGTGGGTGTTGTGAGTGTTGCGGTGTTGCGTGCTCATGCGGGGGATTCGTTGATTGTTGATGACGTCGCGGTGGTTTCTGCGCCGCCGTTGCCTGCGGCTGTGGTGTCGGCGTCGCCGTTGTCTGCTTCGGAGGTGGAAGTGTTGCGGGCGAAGTTGGATGTGTTGGGGCGGGATCGTCGTTTGGGTCAGTTGGTGGGCAGTGTTCGTGATGTGTCTTCGGGGGATGTGGTGTGGGAGAAGGATGCGTCGGTGGGGGTTCGTCCGGCGTCGACGACGAAGGTGTTGACGGCTGCGGCTGCGTTGTTGACGTTTGGTTTGGATGATCGTGTGTCGACTGATGTGTTTGTGGTTGATGGTGGTCGGACTGTTGTGTTGGTTGGTGGGGGTGATGTGGGTTTGTCGGGGGAGCAGTTGGATGATTTGGCTGGTCAGGTGAGGGCTACTGGGGTGCAGCCGGAGCGTGTTGTTGTGGATGCGAGTGTGTGGTCGCAGCAGTCGTGGTTGGAGAAGTGGGGGCAGGAGAATATTGCGGAGGGCTTTATTGCTCCGATTGAGCCTGCGATGCTGTATGGGGCGCGTGTGGGTGCGCCGACGGGGGATGTGCCGCGGTCGGATTCGCCATCGATGGATGTGGCGCGGGAGTTTGCGTCGCGTTTGGGTGTGGGGGAGATTGATGTGGATTGGGATGGTGCTGTGTTGTCGGCCGCGCAGGGGGATACAGTTGCCGCCGAGACTGGCCAGACCAGCAAGGACAGCAAGACCAGCAAGACCAGCAAGGGCGACAAGGGGGATGCGCAGCAGGTTGATGTGGCGCGTAAAGTCGCGTCGGTGCAGTCGGCGCGTTTGGTGGATCGCGTGCGGGAAATGATGTTGCATTCGGACAATGTGTTGGCGGAGTCGTTGGGACGTCAGGTTGCGGCTGCTCGCGGGGTTGAGGCGCCTGATGCTGCGGCTGCTGGTGCTGCGGTATTGGCAACGTTGTCTGAGGCTGGTTTTGATGTTCAGGGGGTGCACTTGGATGACTGCTCGGGTATGAGCGACGATGATCGTATTCCGGCGTCCGTGTTGTCGTCGGTGTTGGCTGGTGCGGGCAGTGATGCGCGTGTGCGGTTGTTGCCGGATTTGTTGCCGGTGGCGCATGGTTCGGGCACGTTGGCGTCGCGTTTTGATGGTTTGGATGGTGCTGGTTGGGTGCGTGCAAAGACGGGTACGTTGACGACGACGAGTGGTTTGGCTGGTGTGGTGACTGCGGATAGCGGTCGCGTGTATAGCTTTGGTTTTGTGTCGAATGAGTCGGAGGTGTTGCCGGCGCGTGCGGCGTTGGATGAGTTGGCGTCTGTGCTGCGTGAGGGGTAG
- a CDS encoding inorganic diphosphatase, which produces MSIEVTIEIPKGSRNKYEVDHETGKVYLDRYLFTPMAYPLDYGFIDHTLGEDGDPLDALVILPEPVFPGVIVKARPLGVFKMTDEAGGDDKLLCVIDDVRYEHFQDINDVSDFVKDEIEHFFVHYKDLEPNKEVTGSGWGDKAEAEKILAEAIERHK; this is translated from the coding sequence ATGAGCATCGAAGTAACCATCGAAATCCCCAAAGGCTCCCGCAACAAGTACGAAGTAGACCACGAAACCGGCAAGGTCTACCTCGACCGCTACCTGTTCACCCCCATGGCCTACCCACTCGACTACGGCTTCATCGACCACACCCTCGGCGAAGACGGCGACCCCCTCGACGCACTGGTCATCCTGCCCGAACCCGTATTCCCCGGTGTGATCGTCAAGGCCCGCCCGCTAGGTGTATTCAAGATGACCGACGAAGCCGGCGGCGACGACAAACTGCTGTGCGTCATCGACGACGTCCGCTACGAGCACTTCCAGGACATCAACGACGTGTCCGACTTTGTCAAGGACGAAATCGAGCACTTCTTCGTCCACTACAAGGACCTCGAGCCCAACAAGGAAGTCACCGGCTCCGGCTGGGGCGACAAGGCAGAAGCCGAAAAAATCCTGGCAGAAGCCATCGAACGCCACAAGTAA
- a CDS encoding MarR family winged helix-turn-helix transcriptional regulator, producing MPHTSIPTDLLESPSFQLERLRRRTRDEVEASLAEYKTSIREYWVLTSLATGSASSQTALSAILGVDASDMVRLIDGLETKTWVKRERDPKDRRRQIVASTKKGRQAQKELAELVTAAEDRALDESTSKQLKHLRKLAKAIIAAEED from the coding sequence ATGCCGCACACGTCGATTCCCACTGATCTTCTCGAATCGCCCTCTTTCCAGCTTGAACGTTTGCGTCGGCGCACTCGTGATGAGGTCGAGGCATCGTTGGCTGAATACAAGACTTCAATCAGGGAGTACTGGGTGTTGACCAGTCTGGCTACGGGTAGTGCATCAAGCCAGACAGCGTTGAGCGCGATTTTGGGTGTGGATGCCTCCGATATGGTGCGACTGATTGACGGTTTAGAGACTAAAACGTGGGTAAAACGCGAGCGTGATCCCAAGGATCGTCGTCGGCAAATTGTTGCTTCAACGAAGAAGGGACGACAAGCGCAGAAAGAGCTAGCCGAGTTGGTGACTGCTGCGGAGGACCGAGCTCTAGACGAATCAACGTCGAAGCAATTGAAGCATTTGCGCAAGTTGGCTAAGGCGATTATTGCGGCTGAGGAAGACTAG
- the ppk2 gene encoding polyphosphate kinase 2 yields the protein MADTHEELPVVDLAATEGYIVDDSDEDDPVLITPSGKPVETWRENYPYQERMSREEYEKTKRALQIELLKWQNWTKDTGQRHIILFEGRDAAGKGGTIKRFNEHLNPRGARTVALEKPSPRESTSWYFQRYIEHFPAAGEIVFFDRSWYNRSGVERVMGFCTESQHAEFLREVPMLENMIMGSDISLTKFWFSVTRKEQRTRFAIRQVDPVRQWKLSPMDLASLDKWDDYTRAKEEQFRYTDTDESPWVTIKSNDKKRARINAMRYVLSKFEYTGKDHELVGQPDPKIVIRGLKQIAD from the coding sequence ATGGCTGATACGCATGAGGAGCTCCCAGTTGTTGACCTCGCCGCTACCGAGGGCTACATCGTAGACGATTCCGACGAGGACGATCCGGTCCTCATCACCCCCTCCGGAAAACCAGTCGAGACCTGGCGGGAAAACTATCCCTACCAGGAACGCATGAGCCGCGAAGAATACGAAAAAACCAAGCGCGCCCTGCAGATCGAGCTCCTCAAATGGCAAAACTGGACCAAAGACACCGGCCAGCGCCACATCATCCTCTTCGAAGGCCGTGACGCAGCAGGCAAGGGTGGCACCATCAAGCGCTTCAACGAGCACCTCAACCCCCGTGGTGCCCGCACCGTAGCGCTCGAAAAGCCCTCCCCGCGCGAATCCACCTCTTGGTACTTCCAGCGTTACATCGAGCATTTCCCAGCAGCCGGCGAAATCGTCTTCTTCGACCGCTCCTGGTACAACCGCTCTGGTGTGGAACGCGTCATGGGTTTCTGCACCGAATCCCAGCACGCAGAATTCCTCCGCGAAGTACCGATGCTTGAAAACATGATCATGGGTTCAGACATCAGCCTCACCAAGTTCTGGTTCTCGGTGACACGAAAAGAACAACGCACCCGCTTCGCGATCCGCCAGGTCGACCCAGTGCGCCAGTGGAAGCTTTCCCCCATGGACCTGGCCTCCCTCGACAAGTGGGACGACTACACCCGCGCCAAGGAAGAACAGTTCCGCTACACCGACACCGATGAGTCCCCTTGGGTGACCATCAAGTCCAACGACAAAAAGCGCGCACGCATCAACGCCATGCGCTATGTGCTGTCCAAGTTCGAATACACCGGCAAAGACCACGAGCTCGTCGGCCAGCCGGACCCGAAAATCGTGATCCGCGGTCTCAAGCAAATCGCAGACTAG
- a CDS encoding PorH family porin yields the protein MDLSVIKDQLGDFATFVKGFGKVVDNLPMAVKALGMAVKTFSSK from the coding sequence ATGGATCTTTCTGTCATCAAGGACCAGCTCGGCGACTTCGCTACCTTCGTCAAGGGCTTCGGCAAGGTCGTCGATAACCTGCCCATGGCTGTTAAGGCTCTTGGCATGGCTGTCAAGACCTTCTCTTCCAAGTAA
- a CDS encoding PorH family porin → MDLSVIKEQLGNFATFVKGFGDIVDNLPMAVKALGMAVKTFSSK, encoded by the coding sequence ATGGATCTTTCCGTTATCAAGGAACAGCTCGGCAACTTCGCTACCTTCGTCAAGGGCTTCGGCGACATCGTCGATAACCTGCCCATGGCTGTTAAGGCTCTTGGCATGGCTGTCAAGACCTTCTCTTCCAAGTAA
- the groL gene encoding chaperonin GroEL (60 kDa chaperone family; promotes refolding of misfolded polypeptides especially under stressful conditions; forms two stacked rings of heptamers to form a barrel-shaped 14mer; ends can be capped by GroES; misfolded proteins enter the barrel where they are refolded when GroES binds), with translation MAKIIAFDEEARRGLEKGLNILADAVKVTLGPKGRNVVLEKSWGAPTITNDGVSIAREIELEDPYEKIGAELVKEVAKKTDDVAGDGTTTATVLAQALVREGLRNVAAGSNPMGIKRGIEQAVAKVTEQLLSSAKEIETEEEIAATAGISAADPAIGAKIAQAMYAVGGGKLNKESVITVEESNTFGVELDVTEGMRFDKGYISGYFATDMERQEAVLEDPYILLVSSKISNIKDLLPLLEKVMQTGKPLLIIAEDVEGEALSTLVVNKIRGTFKSVAVKAPGFGDRRKAQLQDMAILTGGQVISEEVGLSLETADIPLLGRARKVVVTKDDTTIVEGAGSAEQIQGRVNQIRAEIDNSDSEYDREKLQERLAKLAGGVAVIKVGAATEVELKERKHRIEDAVRNAKAAVEEGIVAGGGVALLQASHVLDSDLDLVGDEATGVKIVREALSAPLKQIAFNAGLEPGVVADKVASLPNGEGLNAATGEYVDLMAAGINDPVKVTRSALQNAASIAALFLTTEAVVADKPQPAGAAMPGADEMGGMGGF, from the coding sequence ATGGCTAAGATTATTGCCTTTGATGAGGAAGCACGCCGTGGCCTAGAAAAGGGCCTGAACATCCTCGCAGACGCCGTCAAGGTCACCCTCGGCCCCAAGGGCCGCAATGTCGTCCTGGAGAAGTCCTGGGGCGCCCCGACCATCACCAACGACGGTGTCTCCATCGCTCGCGAGATCGAGCTCGAGGATCCTTACGAAAAGATCGGCGCCGAGCTGGTTAAGGAAGTCGCCAAGAAGACTGATGACGTCGCAGGTGACGGCACCACGACCGCGACCGTTCTGGCCCAGGCTCTCGTCCGCGAGGGTCTGCGCAACGTTGCTGCTGGTTCCAACCCGATGGGTATCAAGCGCGGCATCGAGCAGGCCGTTGCCAAGGTGACCGAGCAGCTCCTGAGCTCCGCTAAGGAGATTGAGACTGAGGAAGAGATCGCAGCTACCGCTGGTATCTCTGCTGCTGACCCCGCTATCGGTGCCAAGATCGCTCAGGCTATGTACGCGGTCGGCGGCGGCAAGCTGAACAAAGAGTCCGTCATCACCGTTGAAGAGTCCAACACCTTTGGTGTCGAGCTCGATGTGACCGAGGGTATGCGCTTCGACAAGGGCTACATCTCCGGCTACTTCGCCACTGACATGGAGCGTCAGGAAGCTGTTTTGGAGGATCCCTACATCCTTCTGGTCAGCTCCAAGATCTCCAATATCAAGGACCTGCTCCCCCTGCTGGAGAAGGTCATGCAGACCGGCAAGCCGCTGCTGATCATTGCTGAGGATGTTGAGGGCGAAGCCCTGTCCACCCTGGTGGTCAACAAGATCCGTGGCACCTTCAAGTCTGTTGCTGTGAAGGCACCGGGCTTCGGTGACCGCCGCAAGGCTCAGCTGCAGGACATGGCTATCCTCACCGGTGGGCAGGTCATCAGCGAAGAGGTCGGCCTCTCCCTCGAGACCGCCGACATTCCGCTTCTCGGCCGTGCACGCAAGGTTGTTGTCACCAAAGACGACACCACCATCGTCGAGGGTGCAGGTTCCGCAGAGCAGATCCAGGGCCGCGTTAACCAGATCCGTGCGGAGATCGACAACTCTGACTCCGAGTACGACCGCGAGAAGCTTCAGGAGCGCCTGGCAAAGCTCGCTGGCGGCGTTGCAGTGATCAAGGTTGGTGCCGCTACCGAGGTCGAGCTCAAGGAGCGCAAGCACCGTATTGAGGACGCCGTGCGCAACGCTAAGGCTGCCGTGGAAGAGGGTATCGTCGCCGGCGGTGGCGTCGCCCTGCTGCAGGCTTCCCACGTCCTCGACTCCGACCTGGACCTTGTTGGTGACGAAGCAACCGGTGTGAAGATCGTCCGTGAGGCACTGTCTGCACCGCTGAAGCAGATCGCCTTCAACGCGGGCCTCGAGCCCGGTGTGGTTGCCGACAAGGTTGCTTCCCTGCCCAACGGCGAGGGCCTGAACGCCGCCACCGGTGAGTACGTTGACCTGATGGCTGCAGGTATCAATGACCCGGTGAAGGTCACCCGCTCTGCTCTGCAGAACGCTGCCTCCATCGCGGCTCTGTTCCTGACCACCGAGGCTGTTGTTGCTGACAAGCCTCAGCCTGCCGGCGCTGCTATGCCTGGTGCTGACGAGATGGGCGGCATGGGCGGCTTCTAA